GCGACTACCTGCGCACGGGCGCCATCGCCCGCTTCTCGCCGGTAATGCAGGCGGTAACCGAGTTCGCCGAACAGGGCGGGCTGGTGCTGGGCATCTGCAACGGCTTCCAGATTCTCCTGGAGGCGGGCCTCCTGCCCGGAGCCATGCGGGTGAACAAGACCGTGCAGTTCATCTGCCGGGACGTCTGGGTGCGGGTGGAGAACGCCGGCACTCCTTACACGTGTCTCGCCCGACCGGGACAGGTGCTGCGGCTGCCCATCGCCCACAAGGAGGGCAACTACTACTGCGACCCCCAAACCCTGGGGGAGCTGGAGGCCAACGGGCAGATAGCGTTCCGCTACTGCGAGCCCTCGGGGGGGATTACCGAGGAGGCCAACCCCAACGGCTCCCTGGCCAACATCGCCGGCATTGTCAACCGCCGGGGCAACGTACTGGGCCTCATGCCCCATCCCGAGCGCTGCGCCGAAGCGGTGCTGGGCAACCGGGACGGGCTGGTTATCTGGCAGTCAATCCTGGAGTG
The Clostridia bacterium DNA segment above includes these coding regions:
- the purQ gene encoding phosphoribosylformylglycinamidine synthase subunit PurQ; the encoded protein is MRFGVVVFPGSNCDADVYHVLGQVLGQEAAYVWHREERLSGFDCVVLPGGFSYGDYLRTGAIARFSPVMQAVTEFAEQGGLVLGICNGFQILLEAGLLPGAMRVNKTVQFICRDVWVRVENAGTPYTCLARPGQVLRLPIAHKEGNYYCDPQTLGELEANGQIAFRYCEPSGGITEEANPNGSLANIAGIVNRRGNVLGLMPHPERCAEAVLGNRDGLVIWQSILEWWKSGKAPAV